TGGCTTTGGTTGAGATGCTCTGTATTGGTAATCATGCCGTTGAACGTGCAGCGCTGGTCGGCGACGAAACTATTGCGGTGATTGGTGCAGGGCCCATTGGCTTGGGAGTCATTCAATTTGCCCGTCAGGAAGGCACCAAGGTAATTGCGGTTGATATTTCAAAAGAGCGCCTGGAAAAGTGCCAACGCGCATTTCCAGACGTGGAGATACTCCAGATTGTACCGGGCGGCGATGCCTTGGTCGACGCATTCTTCGCAAAGTTTAATTTTCGGCCGGAAGTGGTCATAGAATGTACCGGAAGTAAAGCGTCTATGGAAGCGTCGTTCGCTTTGCCCGATTTTAGCGGACGTATAGTCCTGGTAGGCTTTCAACCTAACGATTTGATTTTACCCAACCCGGACTTCCATAAAAGGGAATTGACTCTTTTGGCTTCCAGAAATGCTACCGCTCACAATTTTAAGGACGTTATTCGTCAACTCGAAGAAGGGAAGGTAAACCCCGATACCTGGATAACCCACCATTGTACTGCCGAAGAGTTTCCTGGATTGATTGAAGAATGGCTAAAGCCTGAATCAGGCCTGATTAAGGGGATTGTTTCCTTCTGATCCGCTTCGAACAACCTTGTTTCTACAATCCGAATACGCGATCCATTTGTCTTGAGATAACTTCAAGAGCTGCCTGGTCGCCACCTTTAACTTCGGCTGCTACCCATCCGTAGTAATTGATTTCGTGAAGAGCTTTGCGCACATCTTCAAAATCAAGGTCACCTTCGCCTATGGCTGTAAATTTTCCTTCTGCCCGTGAGAAACCTTTTACGTCGAGTTTGATGACACGTTTACCCAAGGTGCGAATCCAATCAGCCATCGAACCGTATTTCCAATGGTTTCCTATATCAAACTGCATCCCTACCCAGGGTGAGTTAAATTCATCGATATAACGGGCGAGTTCGTCGGCTGTCTGATTTGAGTCGCCGTCGTGATTGTAGTGCATCTGATTCCAGACGTTTTCCACAACGATGGATACTCCCAATTCAGCGGCGAGTGGAATTGCGTGGCTGATGTTCTCGATTGAGCGGTCCCAAATAACATCAGCGGGTCCGTCTTCTCCTTTGCCAACAACAAGTAAACAAGTATGGCCTCCAACTGCATGCGTATCACGCAAAGCCTGTTTTAGATGCATCAGAGCTTCGGCACGGGTTTCTTTGTCGGGACTGGTATGCCTTATCTTCCAATGTGTACTTCCGACTGTTCCATCTACGGGTAACCCGGATTCTATAATGGCTCTACGAGTTTCTTCAATATCCATGCCAGGTGAATTCATTTCAACTCCCCTGAATCCTGCAGCTTTGGCAGCTTTAAATTTATCCGTGAGCGACCCTTCGATGTTAATCATATTGACCTTGAGAGTCTTGAATAGACGACCCGCAAGCGGGAAACTTACTTTACTGGCGTGATGGGCTGCTCTTGATTGGAAAGGAAGAAGGGCACCGGCGCTTAATACACAGGCGGATTTTAAAAAACTTCGACGGCTGGGGTGGAGTATATTCATAATTTTTAGAGCTTAAAAGCTTATCCTCGTTTTGAAACGGATTGGGTTAGAACTATTAATCTTGGTGTAAGCCCCATTCTTTTAGAAGCCAAATTTCTTCGAACAGAATAGTAATTGATCTTATTTTTTTGATTTCTCAACTATTTCAAAAAACCGCTGAAGGGCAGAACTGGCAGCTGCATCGATCCAGGACCTGTCGTTGGTAAGAGCGGCAGCACTCATGGCTCCTTGTAAGGAACAATAAATCCATTGAGCGGCTTCCTTTGATCTTGGCATGGTTTCACCCTTTTCATCCAAGCCAAGCGCCTGTTGAAGCCAATTTACATTGGCATCAACGAAGTCTATCACCGCTGCTCTCACTTTTTCTGGAAGTAATTGGACTTCGGTAGACAACATACCACATAAGCAAACCTTTCCCGAAGTATCGAAGGCAATTTGAAAGAGGTTGGAGTAGCGTTTTATTATTTCTGCGGGCGTGCTTCCTTTTGGTTTGGGATCACCAAGTGCTGCGATGAAATTTTCTTTGTAACGTATGGCCACTTCAAGCGCCAGGTCCTCCTTCGTCGGAAAATAGTAATGAACTGAGGAACTCTTAACTCCAATTTCAGCTGCAATTTTACCGAAGCTAAATCCATTGTAGCCTCCTGCCCGAATCATGTTTTCAGCAGCATCTATTATCTTGGTTTTGTTATCGGGCATATTTCCTATGTAAAGATAGGTAGTTAATTGGCAAGTGCATTCTACGGAATGAAATATAGGGTGATGAAAAAATCTTCTGAACTTGAACCTCTCGTATGAACCGTCAATGAGCGTTCTTAACCTGTTTTTTTTCTTTCCGCGCAAGTTAGAGAAACTGCTTGGGTGTAAGAATAAATGTACACTTCGCCGATGCATTTAGCAGGTCCCTCCATGCTGCTTGCGGAAATACTAATTGGACGTACCCACAGGTAGGAATGTTATCAAAGTATCGATCGCTCATTCGATTTGTGAACTCTGTTATTGCGGGATTGTGTCCCACCACAACCAACTCATTGAGCGTATCTGGCAAGTTCATGCACCACTCTAAAAGATCGTAGTGGTCGAAAGTATAGAGTGCTTCTTCGGATGTCCATTCGATCTCATGATTGTTTAAAGCATTTTTTAGAGCTTGGATTGTCATTTGCGCTCGGGTGGCCGTGCTGCAAAATACCCGGTCGAATTTGCAACCCGCTTCGACAATGCGCTCGGCCATAAGTTTACAACTCTGGTCACCCTTTGCGCTAATAGTTCGTTCCTTGTCCGAGAGGTTTGCATTGTCCCAGCCCGATTTGGCATGACGTATAAGGTGGATAATTTTCATTAAACTATGTTCTTTCGTTTTCTGTACTGATCACGGTGAAGTTCAAAATAAATCTAATTTTTTGTCTGGTATCTGTCGCCTGGTGAGTACAGATCAGGCCAGTTGTAGGCTAGTTTTATCTGGAGGCAGATTGAAGAAAAAAGAAGGTAAGATCTTTTTTTTAAAATTAATGGTTGGCAAATTCAAATTGGTTAACCATCGTAATAATTAATTCTCAGTTCATTGTAATGAGTGCTTCCCCCAGAATCATGAAATTGCCTCAGCAACTGTTAAAACAATTTAGGGGTATCTAGTATCACGTGATACTTAGATTCAAGTGCCGGTTAGTTAGGGGACTAACCGGCATTCTTTTTGTACGGATTTAAATTGGAGGATATTGGGATGGAGTTTTTTTGAACCAGTTGTGGTTCAGGTCAGAGTGGATTTTCAAAAAATGATTACCATCCTGACGGCAGTAAGAATACAGGTTATCGTGTTTGCTTATGACGAATTGCTTGAGTCGTTACAGCCTCGATCTTAAATATTGAGGAGCATTCAGGGTGTTCTGATACTTTAACTATTGTTTGCTGGAGCGACCTTTTAACCGGTTAAGGTCTGTGGAAAGTGCATTGACGACGTCTTTGAACTTGGGGTTTGCAACTATGTTAAAGTTTTCCTCTGGGTCGTTCTTATGATCATAAAGCATCCGTGCAGTGGTTTGGCCGTTGTGGTTGGTTTCGGCAGAGGTATATTCGGTATAGCGCCATTGATCCGTACGGATGGTGTCACCATTACGAAAACGACCGATGGCAAACCCCTTTCCTTTATTGTTAGGTTGATTGAGAATAGGTAGCAAACTTTCTCCCTCAAGGTGAGTGGGTTTTTCCAGGCCAGATAAATCGCACAGGGTAGGGTAGATATCTATGAATTCGGCCAAAGCCTTGGTTTGGTTTCCCTTATTATTGGCTACCTGTTTTGGTGTTCTGATGATGAGTGGAGCATGCATCGCATTTTCGAAGGTGCAGTGTTTACACCAGAGCGTGTGCTCGCCCAGGTTCCAACCATGGTCGCCCCATAAAACTACAATTGTATTGTTCCTCAGCCCCAAGCGGTCCAGCTCGTTGAGGACCCTTCCTATTTGGGCATCGGTAAAAGATACACAAGCATAGTAGCCACGGATCATGGTTTTCGCCATCTCGTCGCTAACGGGTCCGGTTTCAGGAATGCCGGTATAAGATCTTAATTCGCCAAAATTGTGGATGGCTTCTTCAGGTGCATTCTCAGGTGGGTAATAGTTTTCCGGGAGATCAACTGGAGTATTTTTGTAGAA
Above is a window of Verrucomicrobiota bacterium DNA encoding:
- a CDS encoding zinc-binding alcohol dehydrogenase family protein yields the protein MKTVILNKPGEFVFDETPEPDAPGPGEVLVRVKHVGLCGTDIHAYHGRQPFFDYPRITGHELGVIIEALGEGVEGLEIGQHCSVEAYLAQPGDLAFSRGKTNCTSTTQCLGVHVDGGMRERFILPANKMHSSTLSTEHLALVEMLCIGNHAVERAALVGDETIAVIGAGPIGLGVIQFARQEGTKVIAVDISKERLEKCQRAFPDVEILQIVPGGDALVDAFFAKFNFRPEVVIECTGSKASMEASFALPDFSGRIVLVGFQPNDLILPNPDFHKRELTLLASRNATAHNFKDVIRQLEEGKVNPDTWITHHCTAEEFPGLIEEWLKPESGLIKGIVSF
- a CDS encoding TIM barrel protein, producing MNILHPSRRSFLKSACVLSAGALLPFQSRAAHHASKVSFPLAGRLFKTLKVNMINIEGSLTDKFKAAKAAGFRGVEMNSPGMDIEETRRAIIESGLPVDGTVGSTHWKIRHTSPDKETRAEALMHLKQALRDTHAVGGHTCLLVVGKGEDGPADVIWDRSIENISHAIPLAAELGVSIVVENVWNQMHYNHDGDSNQTADELARYIDEFNSPWVGMQFDIGNHWKYGSMADWIRTLGKRVIKLDVKGFSRAEGKFTAIGEGDLDFEDVRKALHEINYYGWVAAEVKGGDQAALEVISRQMDRVFGL
- a CDS encoding TetR/AcrR family transcriptional regulator, producing MPDNKTKIIDAAENMIRAGGYNGFSFGKIAAEIGVKSSSVHYYFPTKEDLALEVAIRYKENFIAALGDPKPKGSTPAEIIKRYSNLFQIAFDTSGKVCLCGMLSTEVQLLPEKVRAAVIDFVDANVNWLQQALGLDEKGETMPRSKEAAQWIYCSLQGAMSAAALTNDRSWIDAAASSALQRFFEIVEKSKK
- a CDS encoding histidine phosphatase family protein gives rise to the protein MKIIHLIRHAKSGWDNANLSDKERTISAKGDQSCKLMAERIVEAGCKFDRVFCSTATRAQMTIQALKNALNNHEIEWTSEEALYTFDHYDLLEWCMNLPDTLNELVVVGHNPAITEFTNRMSDRYFDNIPTCGYVQLVFPQAAWRDLLNASAKCTFILTPKQFL
- a CDS encoding sulfatase, translated to MCIIRIFIFLFLCKTVLLAQSDQPNVLFIAVDDLRTELRCYGSDHIISPNIDRLSESGTQFERAYCMVPTCGASRASLMSGLRPTPDRFVSFTARIDEEANNIIPLHTHFKNNGYRTISLGKILHFPTDTPEGWSEPAWRPDRSFTADSEPIIGWQEPENLEELQARSRNHRLPFASYDTDDDSLADGLIAAEAIKHLNEFATQDKPFFLAVGFFKPHLPFNAPKKYWDFYKNTPVDLPENYYPPENAPEEAIHNFGELRSYTGIPETGPVSDEMAKTMIRGYYACVSFTDAQIGRVLNELDRLGLRNNTIVVLWGDHGWNLGEHTLWCKHCTFENAMHAPLIIRTPKQVANNKGNQTKALAEFIDIYPTLCDLSGLEKPTHLEGESLLPILNQPNNKGKGFAIGRFRNGDTIRTDQWRYTEYTSAETNHNGQTTARMLYDHKNDPEENFNIVANPKFKDVVNALSTDLNRLKGRSSKQ